One Theropithecus gelada isolate Dixy chromosome 20, Tgel_1.0, whole genome shotgun sequence DNA segment encodes these proteins:
- the SRRM2 gene encoding serine/arginine repetitive matrix protein 2 isoform X4 has product MYNGIGLPTPRGSGTNGYVQRNLSLVRGRRGERPDYKGEEELRRLEAALVKRPNPDILDHERKRRVELRCLELEEMMEEQGYEEQQIQEKVATFRLMLLEKDVNPGGKEETPGQRPAVTETHQLAELNEKKNERLRAAFGISDSYVDGSSFDPQRRAREAKQPAPEPPKPYSLVRESSSSRSPTPKQKKKKKKKDRGRRSESSSPRRERKKSSKKKKHRSESESKKRKHRSPTPKSKRKSKDKKRKRSRSTTPAPKSRRAHRSTSADSASSSDTSRSRSRSAAAKTHTIALTGRSPSPASGRRGEGDAPFSEPGTTNTQRPSSPEPATKQPSSPYEDKDKDKKEKSAARPSPSPERSSTGPEPPAPTPLLAERHGGSPQPLATTPLSQEPVNPPSEASPTRGRSPPKSPEKLPQSSSSESSPPSPQPTKVSRHASSSPESPKPAPAPGSHREISSSPTSKNRSHGRAKRDKSHSHTPSRRTGRSRSPATAKRGRSRSRTPTKRGHSRSRSPQWRRSRSAQRWGRSRSPQRRGRSRSPQRPGWSRSRNTQRRGRSRSARRGRSHSRSPATRGRSRSRTPARRGRSRSRTPARRRSRSRTPTRRRSRSRTPARRGRSRSRTPARRRSRTRSPVRRRSRSRSPARRSGRSRSRTPARRGRSRSRTPARRGRSRSRTPARRSGRSRSRTPARRGRSRSRTPRRGRSRSRSLVRRGRSHSRSPQRRGRSGSSSDRKNKSRTSQRRSRSNSSPEMKKSRISSRRSRSLSSPRSKAKSRLSLRRSLSGSSPCPKQKSQTPPRRSRSGSSQTKAKSRTPPRRSRSSSSPPPKQKSKTPSRRSHSSSSPHSKVKSGTPPRQGSITSPQANEQSVTPQRRSCFESSPDPELKSRTPSRHSCSGSSPPRVKSSTPPRQSPSRSSSPQPKVKAVISPRQRSHSGSSSPSPSRVTSRTTPRRSRSVSPCSNVESRLLPRYSHSRSSSPDTKVKPETPPRQSHSGSISPHPKVKAQTPPGPSLSRSKSPCPQEKSKDSLVQSCPGSFSLCAGVKSSTPPGESYFGLSSLQLKGQSQTSPDQISDTSSPEVRQSHSESPSLQSKSQTSPKGGQSRSSSPITELASRSPIRQDRGELSASPTLKSGMSPELSRFQSDSSSHPTVDSNSFLGQSRLETSESKEKMALLPQEDATASPPRQRDKFSPFPVQDRPESSLVFKDAPRTPSRDRSGAGSSPETKEQNSALPTSSQDEELMEVVEKSEEPTSQVLSHLSSELKEMSASNFESSPEVEERPAVSLTLDQSQSQASLEAVEIPAVASSWGGPHFSPEHKELSNSPLRENSFESSLEFRNSGPLGTEMNTGFSSEVKEDLNGPFLNQLETDPSLDMKEQSTRSSRRSSSELSPDAVEKAGMSSNQSVSSPVLDAVPRTPSRERSSSASSPEMKDGLPRTPSRRSRSGSSPGLRDGSGTPSRHSLSGSSPGMKDIPRTPSRGRSECDSSPEPKALPQTPRPRSRSPSSPELNNKCLTPQRERSGSESSVDQKTVARTPLGQRSRSGSSQELDVKPSASPQERSESDSSPDSKAKTRTPLRQRSRSGSSPEVDSKSRPSPRRSRSGSSPEVKDKARAAPRPQSASDSSPEPKAPAPRALPRRSRSGSSSKGRGPSPEGSSSTESSPEHPPKSRTARRGSRSSPEPKTKSRTPPRRRSSRSSPELTRKARLSRRSRSASSSPETRSRTPPRRRRSPSVSSPEPVEKSRSSRRRRSASSPRTKTTSRRGRSPSPKPRGLQRSRSRSRREKTRTTRRRDRSGSSQSTSRRRQRSRSRSRVTRRRRGGSGYHSRSPARQESSRTSSRRRRGRSRTPPTSRKRSRSRTSPAPWKRSRSRASPATHRRSRSRTPLISRRRSRSRTSPVSRRRSRSRTSVTRRRSRSRASPVSRRRSRSRTPPVTRRRSRSRTPTTRRRSRSRTPPVTRRRSRSRTPPVTRRRSRSRTSPITRRRSRSRTSPVTRRRSRSRTSPVTRRRSRSRTSPVTRRRSRSRTPPAIRRRSRSRTPLLPRKRSRSRSPLAIRRRSRSRTPRAARGKRSLTRSPPAIRRRSASGSSSDRSRSATPPATRNHSGSRTPPVALNSSRMSCFSRPSMSPTPLDRCRSPGMLEPLGSSRTPMSVLQQAGGSMMDGPGPRIPDHQRTSVPENHAQSRIALALTAISLGTARPPPSMSAAGLAARMSQVPAPVPLMSLRTAPAANLASRIPAASAAAMNLASARTPAIPTAVNLADTRTPAAAAAMNLASPRTAVAPSAVNLADPRTPTAPAVNLAGARTPAALAALSLTGSGTPPTAANYPSSSRTPQAPASANLVGPRSAHATAPVNIAGSRTAAALAPASLTSARMAPTLSGANLTSPRVPLSAYERVSGRTSPPLLDRARSRTPPSAPSQSRMTSERAPSPSSRMGQAPSQSLLPPAQDQPRSPVPSAFSDQSRSLIAQTTPVAGSQSLSSGAVATTTSSAGDHNGMLSVPAPGVPHSDVGEPPASTGAQQPSALAALQPAKERRSSSSSSSSSSSSSSSSSSSSSSSSSGSSSSDSEGSSLPVQPEVALKRVPSPTPAPKEAVREGRPPEPTPAKRKRRSSSSSSSSSSSSSSSSSSSSSSSSSSSSSSSSSSSSSSSSSPSPAKPGPQALPKPASPKKPPPGERRSRSPRKPIDSLRDSRSLSYSPVERRRPSPQPSPRDQQSSSERGSRRGQRGDSRSPSHKRRRETPSPRPMRHRSSRSP; this is encoded by the exons ATGTACAACGGGATCGGGCTGCCGACGCCCCGGGGCAGTGGCACCAACGGCTACGTCCAGCGCAACCTGTCCCTGGTGCGGGGCCGCCGGGGTGAGCGGCCTGACTACAAGGGAGAGGAGGAACTGCGGCGCCTGGAGGCTGCCCTGGTGAAGCGGCCTAATCCTGACATCCTGGACCACGAGCGCAAGCGGCGCGTCGAGCTGCGATGCCTCGAGCTGGAGGAGATGATGGAAGAGCAGGG GTACGAGGAACAGCAAATTCAGGAGAAAGTGGCGACCTTTCGACTCATGTTGCTGGAGAAGGATGTGAACCCTGGGGGCAAGGAGGAGACCCCAGGGCAGAGGCCAGC GGTCACGGAGACTCACCAGTTGGCAGAATTGAATGAGAAGAAGAATGAAAGACTCCGTGCTGCCTTTGGCATCAGTGATTCTTACGTAGATGGCAGCTCTTTTGATCCTCAGCGTCGTGCCCGAGAAGCTAAACAACCggctcctgagcctcccaaaccTTACAG CCTTGTTCGGGAGTCTAGCAGTTCTCGCTCACCAACCCcaaagcagaagaagaagaaaaagaagaaagatagagGACG CAGGTCAGAGAGCAGCTCTCCTCGacgggagagaaagaaaagctcaAAGAAGAAGAAGCACAG GTCAGAATCCGAGTCCAAGAAGCGTAAGCATAG GTCTCCCACTCCAAAGAGCAAACGTAAATCTAAGGACAAAAAACGAAAGCG GTCTCGAAGTACAACACCAGCCCCCAAGAGCCGCCGGGCCCACCGTTCAACTTCTGCTGACTCTGCTTCCTCCTCTGATACTTCCCGCAGTCG GTCTCGAAGTGCTGCAGCTAAAACTCATACAATTGCCTTGACTGGGCGAAGTCCTTCCCCTGCTTCAGGGCGACGAGGGGAGGGAGATGCACCTTTCAGTGAACCAGGTACTACCAACACACAACGACCTAGTAGCCCGGAGCCTGCTACAAAACAGCCTAGCAGCCCTTATGAAGACAAAGATAAAGACAAGAAGGAG AAATCTGCAGCTCGACCTAGCCCCTCTCCGGAAAGGAGCAGCACAGGCCCAGAACCACCTGCTCCCACTCCGCTCCTTGCTGAGCGACATGGCGGCTCCCCACAACCACTTGCAACAACCCCCTTAAGCCAGGAGCCAGTGAACCCCCCATCTGAGGCCTCTCCCACTCGGGGCCGTTCACCACCTAAGTCTCCTGAGAAACTTCCCCAGTCTTCTTCCTCAGAGAGCAGCCCACCATCCCCTCAACCTACCAAAGTTTCTCGGCATGCCAGCTCTTCCCCAGAAAGTCCTAAACCTGCTCCAGCTCCGGGGTCCCACCGAGAGATTTCTTCTTCTCCCACATCCAAGAATCGCTCACATGGCCGAGCAAAACGGGATAAATCACATTCTCATACCCCTTCCCGTAGGACGGGGAGGTCCCGTAGCCCTGCCACCGCTAAGAGAGGGCGATCTCGGTCTCGAACCCCTACAAAGAGAGGTCATTCTCGATCCCGATCTCCCCAGTGGCGTAGGTCCAGGTCTGCACAGAGGTGGGGAAGATCTAGAAGCCCCCAGCGACGTGGCCGCTCTAGGTCTCCTCagcgaccaggctggtctaggaGCAGAAATACCCAGAGAAGAGGCAGGTCTAGGTCAGCAAGGCGAGGGAGGTCCCACTCTAGATCCCCAGCCACTCGGGGCAGATCTCGTTCTAGAACACCAGCCCGGCGGGGCAGGTCACGCTCTAGAACACCTGCCAGGCGGAGATCACGATCCAGAACACCCACCAGGCGTAGGTCTCGGTCTAGAACACCAGCCCGGAGGGGCAGGTCTCGGTCTAGAACACCTGCTAGGCGCAGATCTAGGACCCGATCGCCAGTACGACGGAGGTCTCGTAGTAGATCACCAGCCAGGAGAAGTGGCAGGTCACGCTCTAGAACCCCAGCTAGACGTGGCCGCTCACGCTCCAGAACCCCAGCCAGACGTGGCCGCTCACGCTCTAGAACCCCAGCTAGACGCAGTGGTCGCTCACGCTCCAGAACACCAGCCAGGAGAGGGAGGTCTCGATCTAGGACACCAAGACGAGGAAGATCCCGCAGTAGAAGCTTAGTTAGACGTGGAAGATCTCACTCTAGATCACCTCAAAGAAGAGGCAGGTCTGGCTCATCTTCAGACCGGAAGAACAAATCCAGAACATCTCAGAGAAGAAGCAGGTCCAATTCAAGCccagaaatgaagaaatcacGCATTTCTTCAAGGCGGAGCAGATCTCTGTCTTCACCACGGTCCAAAGCAAAATCTCGCTTGTCTTTGAGGCGCAGCCTTTCAGGGTCTTCCCCATGCCCTAAACAAAAGTCACAGACGCCACCCAGGCGCAGTCGCTCTGGATCCTCCCAAACTAAAGCTAAATCTAGAACGCCACCTAGACGCAGTCGCTCCAGTTCTTCTCCGCCACCTAAACAGAAATCTAAAACACCATCAAGACGAAGTCATTCCAGTTCGTCTCCTCATTCTAAAGTGAAATCTGGAACACCACCAAGGCAAGGGTCCATAACAAGTCCCCAGGCCAATGAGCAATCTGTAACGCCACAAAGACGGAGCTGTTTTGAATCATCACCTGACCCTGAGTTGAAATCTAGGACCCCTTCGAGACATAGTTGCTCAGGGTCCTCTCCGCCTAGAGTGAAATCTAGCACACCTCCCAGACAAAGCCCATCTAGGTCATCATCTCCACAACCCAAAGTGAAGGCAGTAATATCACCAAGGCAAAGAAGCCATTCTGGCTCCTCTTCTCCAAGTCCTAGTAGGGTGACATCGAGAACAACTCCACGGCGAAGCAGATCAGTATCTCCCTGCTCCAACGTGGAATCCAGATTGTTGCCAAGATACAGTCATTCTAGGTCCTCCTCACCAGATACCAAAGTGAAACCTGAAACACCGCCAAGACAAAGTCACTCAGGGTCTATTTCACCACACCCCAAAGTAAAGGCCCAAACTCCACCAGGGCCAAGTCTTTCTAGATCAAAGTCGCCATGTCCCCAAGAGAAGTCTAAAGACTCACTAGTTCAGAGTTGCCCTGGATCCTTCTCTCTTTGTGCAGGAGTAAAATCTAGCACACCACCAGGTGAGAGCTATTTTGGACTCTCATCTCTGCAACTAAAAGGACAATCTCAAACTTCACCAGACCAGATATCTGATACTTCAAGTCCAGAAGTGAGACAGAGTCACTCAGAATCACCATCTCTGCAGAGCAAATCTCAAACATCGCCTAAGGGAGGTCAGTCCAGGTCTTCATCTCCAATCACTGAGCTGGCATCCAGATCTCCAATAAGACAAGATAGAGGTGAGTTGTCAGCGAGTCCTACATTGAAATCCGGAATGTCTCCTGAGCTGAGCAGGTTCCAGTCTGACTCTTCTTCACATCCTACAGTGGACTCGAATTCTTTCTTGGGGCAGAGTAGATTGGAGACTTctgaatcaaaagagaaaatggcCTTACTCCCTCAGGAGGATGCTACTGCATCACCTCCTAGACAAAGAGACAAATTTAGTCCCTTTCCAGTACAGGATAGACCTGAGTCTTCACTAGTGTTCAAAGACGCACCTAGAACCCCGTCAAGGGACAGAAGTGGTGCTGGGTCATCTCCAGAAACAAAAGAGCAAAATAGTGCATTGCCTACATCAAGCCAAGATGAAGAGTTAATGGAGGTGGTAGAGAAGTCTGAAGAACCCACAAGCCAAGTCCTGTCTCATTTGTCTTCAGAACTTAAAGAAATGTCTGCAAGTAACTTTGAATCATCTCCTGAAGTAGAAGAAAGGCCTGCTGTGTCTTTGACTCTTGATCAGAGCCAGTCACAGGCTTCTTTGGAAGCAGTAGAAATTCCTGCAGTGGCCTCATCTTGGGGTGGGCCACATTTTTCTCCAGAACATAAGGAACTGTCTAACTCCCCACTCAGGGAGAACAGCTTTGAATCATCTTTAGAATTTAGAAACTCAGGCCCACTTGGTACAGAAATGAATACTGGATTTTCTTCTGAGGTTAAAGAAGATTTGAATGGACCTTTTCTTAATCAGCTGGAAACAGATCCATCTCTAGACATGAAAGAACAATCGACAAGATCCTCTAGACGCAGCAGTTCTGAGTTATCCCCAGATGCAGTGGAAAAGGCAGGGATGTCTTCAAATCAGAGCGTCTCTTCACCTGTGCTTGATGCTGTACCGAGAACACCCTCGAGAGAAAGAAGTAGTTCTGCATCTTCTCCTGAAATGAAAGATGGTTTACCCAGAACTCCATCAAGGAGAAGCAGGTCTGGGTCTTCTCCAGGACTTAGAGATGGGTCCGGGACTCCCTCGAGGCACAGCCTGTCTGGGTCCTCTCCTGGAATGAAAGATATACCTAGAACACCATCCAGAGGGAGAAGCGAATGTGATTCTTCGCCAGAACCGAAAGCTttgcctcagactcctaggcCAAGGAGTCGTTCTCCATCATCCCCAGAGCTCAACAACAAGTGTCTTACTCCCCAGAGAGAAAGAAGTGGGTCAGAATCATCAGTTGATCAGAAAACTGTGGCTCGGACTCCCTTGGGGCAGAGAAGTCGTTCGGGATCCTCTCAAGAACTTGATGTGAAACCCAGTGCATCCCCTCAGGAAAGAAGTGAGTCAGACTCTTCTCCAGATTCTAAAGCCAAGACTCGAACCCCACTTCGGCAGAGGAGTCGCTCTGGATCATCTCCAGAGGTTGACAGCAAATCTCGACCTTCTCCTCGGCGCAGTAGGTCTGGTTCCTCCCCTGAAGTGAAAGATAAGGCAAGAGCAGCACCCAGGCCACAGAGTGCTTCTGATTCCTCTCCTGAACCTAAAGCTCCAGCCCCTCGGGCCCTTCCCAGACGAAGCAGATCAGGTTCATCAAGCAAAGGTAGAGGCCCTtctcctgaaggaagcagcagTACCGAGTCCTCTCCTGAACATCCGCCCAAATCCAGAACTGCTCGCAGAGGTTCCAGGTCATCACCAGAGCCCAAGACCAAGTCTCGTACACCACCTCGACGTCGCAGCTCTCGATCATCTCCTGAGCTAACGAGGAAGGCCAGACTCTCCCGTAGAAGCCGTTCTGCCTCATCCTCACCAGAAACTCGCTCTAGAACTCCCCCAAGGCGCCGGAGAAGTCCTTCAGTGTCTTCCCCGGAGCCAGTCGAAAAGTCAAGGTCTTCACGCCGACGGCGCTCAGCTTCATCTCCACGCACTAAGACAACCTCAAGGAGAGGCCGCTCTCCTTCACCAAAGCCTCGTGGACTGCAGAGGTCCCGTTCCCGCTCAAGGAGAGAGAAAACCAGAACAACCCGACGTCGAGATAGGTCTGGATCTTCTCAGTCAACCTCTCGGCGAAGACAGCGGAGCCGGTCAAGGTCACGGGTTACTCGGCGACGGAGGGGAGGCTCTGGTTATCACTCAAGGTCCCCTGCCCGGCAGGAAAGTTCCCGGACCTCCTCTCGACGCCGAAGAGGCCGCTCTCGGACACCCCCAACCAGTCGGAAGCGTTCTCGCTCACGGACATCACCAGCCCCATGGAAACGCTCTAGATCTCGAGCCTCTCCAGCCACTCACCGGCGATCCAGGTCCAGAACCCCCCTGATAAGCCGACGTAGGTCCAGGTCTCGGACTTCACCAGTCAGCCGGAGACGGTCAAGGTCCAGGACTTCAGTGACTCGACGAAGATCCAGGTCAAGAGCATCCCCAGTGAGCAGAAGGCGATCCAGATCCAGAACACCACCAGTAACCCGTCGTCGTTCAAGGTCCAGAACACCAACAACACGCCGGCGCTCCCGTTCTAGAACTCCACCAGTGACACGCAGAAGGTCCAGATCTAGGACTCCACCAGTAACCAGGAGGCGATCTCGAAGCAGAACTTCACCTATCACTCGCAGAAGATCAAGATCCAGAACATCGCCGGTCACCCGAAGGAGGTCTCGATCTCGCACATCTCCGGTAACTCGAAGAAGGTCCCGCTCTCGAACCTCACCAGTGACACGCCGCCGCTCTAGGTCCCGGACACCTCCAGCTATTCGGCGCCGCTCTAGGTCTCGAACGCCACTGTTGCCACGCAAACGTTCTCGAAGTCGCTCACCACTTGCTATCCGCCGCCGCTCCAGATCCCGTACTCCACGAGCAGCTCGGGGCAAACGGTCCTTAACAAGATCTCCTCCAGCCATCCGCAGGCGTTCAGCATCTGGAAGTAGTTCTGATCGTTCACGATCTGCTACTCCTCCAGCAACAAGAAATCATTCTGGTTCGCGGACACCTCCGGTAGCACTCAACAGCTCCAGAATGAGCTGCTTTAGTCGTCCTAGCATGTCCCCAACACCTCTTGACCGCTGCAGATCACCTGGAATGCTTGAACCCCTTGGCAGCTCTAGAACACCCATGTCTGTCCTGCAGCAAGCCGGTGGCTCCATGATGGATGGTCCAGGTCCCCGAATACCTGACCACCAGAGAACATCTGTGCCAGAAAATCATGCTCAGTCCAGGATTGCACTTGCCCTGACCGCTATCAGTCTTGGCACTGCTCGGCCTCCTCCGTCCATGTCTGCTGCTGGCCTTGCTGCAAGAATGTCCCAGGTTCCAGCCCCGGTGCCTCTCATGAGTCTCAGAACCGCTCCAGCAGCCAACCTTGCCAGCAGGATTCCTGCAGCCTCCGCGGCAGCCATGAACCTAGCCAGCGCCAGGACACCTGCCATCCCAACAGCAGTGAACCTGGCTGACACTCGAACGCCAGCTGCAGCAGCGGCCATGAACTTGGCCAGCCCCAGAACAGCGGTGGCACCTTCGGCTGTGAACCTGGCTGACCCTCGCACTCCCACAGCCCCAGCTGTGAACCTAGCAGGGGCCAGAACCCCAGCTGCCTTGGCAGCTCTGAGTCTCACAGGCTCTGGCACCCCACCAACTGCTGCAAACTATCCCTCCAGCTCCAGAACACCACAGGCTCCAGCCTCTGCAAACCTGGTGGGTCCTCGGTCTGCACATGCCACAGCTCCTGTGAATATTGCCGGCTCCAGAACCGCTGCAGCCTTGGCCCCCGCGAGCCTCACCAGTGCTAGGATGGCTCCAACATTGTCTGGTGCAAACCTCACCAGCCCCAGGGTGCCCCTTTCTGCCTACGAGCGTGTCAGTGGCAGAACCTCACCACCGCTCCTTGACCGAGCCAGGTCCAGAACACCACCGTCTGCCCCAAGCCAGTCTAGAATGACCTCTGAACGggctccctccccttcctctagAATGGGCCAGGCACCTTCACAGTCTCTTCTCCCTCCAGCACAGGATCAGCCGAGGTCTCCTGTGCCTTCTGCTTTTTCAGACCAGTCCCGTTCTTTGATTGCCCAGACCACCCCCGTAGCAGGGTCTCAGTCCCTTTCCTCTGGGGCGGTGGCAACGACCACGTCCTCTGCTGGTGACCACAATGGCATGCTCTCTGTCCCTGCCCCCGGGGTGCCCCACTCTGATGTGGGGGAGCCACCTGCCTCTACTGGGGCCCAGCAGCCTTCTGCATTAGCCGCCCTGCAGCCAGCAAAGGAGCGGCggagttcctcctcctcctcgtcgtCCTCtagctcttcttcctcctcctcatcgtCGTCGTCGTCGTCTTCCTCCTCTGGCTCCAGTTCTAGCGACTCGGAGGGCTCTAGCCTTCCTGTGCAACCTGAGGTGGCACTAAAGAG ggtccccagccccaccccagccccaaaGGAGGCTGTTAGAGAGGGACGTCCTCCGGAGCCAACCCCAGCCAAACGGAAGAGGCGCTCTAGCAGTTCCAGTTCcagctcctcctcttcatcttcctcctcctcctcctcctcttcttcttcttcctcctcttcctcctcttcctcttcctcctcctcttcctcctcctcctcttcctcgcCTTCCCCTGCTAAGCCTGGCCCTCAGGCCTTGCCCAAACCTGCAAGCCCCAAGAAGCCACCCCCTGGCGAGCGGAG GTCTCGCAGTCCCCGGAAGCCAATAGACTCCCTTAGGGACTCTCGGTCCCTCAGCTACTCGCCTGTGGAGCGTCGCCGTCCCTCGCCCCAGCCCTCGCCACGGGACCAGCAGAG cagcagtgagcGGGGTTCCCGGAGAGGCCAGCGTGGGGACAGCCGATCCCCCAGCCACAAGCGCAGGAGGGAGACACCTAGCCCTCGGCCCATGAGACACCGCTCCTCCAG GTCTCCATAA